A stretch of the Deltaproteobacteria bacterium genome encodes the following:
- a CDS encoding diguanylate cyclase: MAQPLAPKFSVFKTLFLSDGVVRTLQLLGEFGHGITLLLLPLVAKFFLDIIVPYGALNLYLPLLYACIFLLVLMLILGSCLDYFETMLEEKAGLKLSVLLFDKLLVLSRLQNYQKYVQSISDSLEHDVQLASTLPNQLVRSTGHCFQLALICIILFYVDRNLSLIVFFGIPIYLLEKPLFTNQLKSLRHYAETHLDVLGSNSEHQSLDQLKQSLSNRLMLSIRLRFLSGIKAIGESIIVKVWVGLVSFFLGYKLVLGDTSLGQASFFFLNFVLIQSPLNHLRFSFRQIRGLHRSVDSIRKILNLTTATDNLSEAANNAVMIFPHHENTNSSKPAILPKAHLAIVDENKELSWEWIQTLIHQLPLEENLVFIHGTQAHKLSIRSLRSHFGILLDEMKVFNATLLKNLTTPKITPTSTEASLALAKVGLEKWLENLPQGLSTPLGDTGIKLDLSTEFRLNLAKILLQNPSIVIIKHDVSLEETDYKNMKGLLKEIAQDRMTIYLNPEIEVLRTCDTVLYFSAGRLSEFGKFDELVDRQGAFFHYYQEKFGNVRHFMEQLEREVTRCNRYQRDLCFGLFTVVGFDFLQDQYQQSALELCQNILNLLIKNVRVCDEVVCLKPGEFALLMPETNLEGGTIVIERVKKIIQSTPFHLEDHSLYLTLTSSHTHLLDLTEKSVEALLQAVRAKLSSQPINVYEVENRQ; encoded by the coding sequence GTGGCTCAACCCTTAGCTCCTAAATTCTCGGTTTTCAAAACTTTATTTTTAAGCGATGGCGTGGTGCGCACGCTACAATTGCTTGGTGAATTTGGGCATGGGATTACCCTGCTGCTGCTCCCACTGGTCGCTAAATTCTTCTTAGATATCATTGTGCCTTATGGGGCGCTCAACCTTTATTTACCGCTACTCTACGCTTGCATTTTTTTATTGGTGCTCATGCTTATTTTAGGAAGTTGTTTAGATTATTTTGAAACGATGTTGGAAGAAAAGGCCGGCCTTAAATTGTCGGTTTTGCTTTTTGACAAACTACTGGTTTTATCTCGCCTGCAAAATTATCAAAAATATGTTCAATCGATTAGTGATTCTTTAGAACATGACGTACAGCTCGCCTCCACCTTACCTAATCAATTGGTTCGATCCACAGGCCATTGCTTTCAACTCGCTTTAATTTGCATTATTTTGTTTTATGTCGATCGCAATTTATCGCTCATTGTGTTTTTTGGTATCCCCATTTATCTTCTAGAAAAACCTCTCTTTACCAATCAATTAAAAAGTTTGCGCCACTATGCCGAAACTCATCTCGATGTGCTGGGCTCTAATTCCGAACATCAATCCCTTGATCAACTTAAACAAAGTTTGTCGAATCGGCTCATGCTTTCGATTCGTTTGCGGTTCTTAAGTGGCATCAAAGCCATTGGTGAATCGATTATTGTTAAAGTCTGGGTGGGGTTGGTTAGCTTTTTTTTGGGTTACAAATTGGTATTGGGGGATACTTCTTTGGGACAGGCTAGTTTCTTTTTTCTTAATTTCGTTTTGATTCAATCACCTTTAAATCATTTACGCTTTTCATTTCGTCAAATTCGAGGCCTGCATCGCAGTGTTGATTCTATCCGTAAGATTCTCAATTTAACAACCGCTACAGACAACTTAAGCGAGGCCGCTAATAATGCAGTTATGATTTTCCCCCACCATGAAAACACAAACTCAAGCAAGCCGGCCATCCTCCCCAAAGCCCATTTGGCCATCGTTGATGAAAACAAAGAATTATCGTGGGAGTGGATTCAAACCTTGATTCATCAACTCCCTTTAGAAGAAAATCTGGTTTTCATTCATGGTACTCAAGCGCACAAACTATCTATTCGATCGCTACGTTCTCATTTCGGAATTTTATTAGACGAAATGAAAGTGTTCAATGCAACATTGCTGAAAAATCTAACGACTCCTAAAATAACTCCAACCTCCACCGAAGCAAGCCTTGCCCTTGCCAAGGTTGGGCTAGAAAAATGGTTAGAAAACTTACCTCAAGGTTTATCTACTCCACTGGGTGATACCGGAATCAAGCTAGACCTATCAACTGAATTCAGGTTGAACTTGGCCAAAATTTTACTACAGAACCCAAGCATCGTAATTATTAAACATGATGTTTCATTAGAAGAAACCGATTATAAAAATATGAAGGGCTTACTCAAAGAAATAGCCCAAGACCGTATGACAATTTATTTAAACCCAGAGATCGAAGTATTACGCACTTGTGATACTGTTTTGTATTTCAGTGCCGGAAGGCTAAGCGAGTTTGGGAAGTTTGATGAATTGGTAGATCGACAAGGCGCATTCTTTCATTATTACCAAGAGAAGTTTGGCAATGTTCGACATTTTATGGAACAACTCGAGCGCGAGGTCACCCGCTGCAATCGGTATCAGCGCGACTTGTGCTTTGGCCTCTTCACTGTTGTGGGGTTTGATTTTTTACAAGATCAATACCAACAATCTGCCCTTGAACTTTGTCAAAATATTCTAAATTTATTAATCAAAAATGTGAGGGTTTGTGATGAAGTGGTTTGTTTAAAACCAGGCGAATTTGCGCTTTTGATGCCCGAAACAAATTTAGAAGGTGGCACGATTGTTATTGAACGGGTTAAGAAAATAATTCAATCAACCCCTTTTCATTTAGAAGATCACTCCCTCTACCTCACCCTGACCAGCTCACACACCCATTTACTAGACCTAACGGAGAAATCGGTTGAGGCGCTCTTACAAGCAGTTCGAGCAAAACTTTCTTCTCAACCCATTAATGTTTATGAAGTTGAAAATCGGCAATAA